In one window of Psychrobacter sp. P2G3 DNA:
- the nfsB gene encoding oxygen-insensitive NAD(P)H nitroreductase encodes MKDITDAMNWRYSVKDYDPTKKLSADDFQSLKDVLRLSPSATNIQPWHYVIADDDAGRARVAKGTDGHHEANSSKIKNASHVIVFCSRAYADNEYLSELLEKEDADGRFTEPKRKTQMDEKRKKSVNKHRFTEKDEPFWLAKQVYITMGALLLGAATLGIDATPMEGVDFEVLDDELDLNSKGLTAVGVVCLGYRSGDGYNVELPKSRLSEEAVFSKL; translated from the coding sequence ATGAAAGATATCACTGATGCGATGAATTGGCGCTATAGCGTTAAAGACTATGACCCTACCAAAAAGCTGTCAGCTGATGACTTTCAGAGTCTAAAAGATGTGTTGCGCTTGAGTCCTTCAGCGACCAATATTCAACCTTGGCACTATGTGATTGCCGATGATGATGCTGGTAGAGCTAGAGTTGCTAAAGGGACTGATGGGCATCACGAGGCTAATTCATCAAAAATAAAGAATGCCTCACACGTTATCGTTTTTTGTAGTCGTGCTTATGCAGATAATGAGTATTTGAGTGAATTACTCGAAAAAGAAGACGCTGATGGTCGTTTTACTGAACCGAAACGCAAAACACAAATGGATGAAAAACGTAAGAAATCAGTTAATAAGCACCGTTTTACAGAAAAAGATGAGCCGTTTTGGTTGGCTAAGCAGGTTTATATTACGATGGGTGCTTTATTACTTGGCGCAGCAACGCTTGGGATTGACGCGACACCGATGGAAGGTGTCGATTTTGAGGTGCTCGATGACGAGCTTGATTTGAATAGTAAAGGCTTAACCGCTGTAGGAGTGGTCTGTCTTGGCTATCGTAGTGGTGATGGTTACAATGTAGAATTACCGAAATCGCGCTTGAGTGAAGAGGCTGTTTTTAGCAAGCTATAA
- a CDS encoding rhodanese-like domain-containing protein → MKTPQDLVSAAKAQITEVALAQAAAACDKADIVIDVREPEEYATGHIEKAVLIPRGLLEFKIDDLTATTGADTNIVLYCKTGGRAALAVQSLEALGYKQVVSIAGGFEAWTEADMPIVKPNDEIDFG, encoded by the coding sequence ATGAAAACCCCACAGGATTTAGTAAGCGCTGCTAAAGCACAAATCACTGAAGTTGCACTGGCGCAAGCAGCTGCTGCTTGTGATAAAGCCGATATCGTTATCGATGTAAGAGAACCTGAGGAATACGCTACTGGTCATATTGAAAAGGCAGTACTGATACCTCGCGGGTTATTAGAGTTTAAAATTGACGATCTAACAGCCACTACTGGTGCTGATACCAACATTGTGCTTTATTGTAAAACCGGTGGACGTGCAGCGTTGGCAGTGCAGTCGTTAGAAGCGCTTGGCTATAAGCAAGTAGTATCTATTGCAGGTGGTTTTGAGGCATGGACTGAAGCTGACATGCCAATAGTAAAACCGAATGATGAAATTGATTTTGGCTAG
- a CDS encoding outer membrane protein assembly factor BamE encodes MKKSAYHYGLLATTALLFTVTGCTQKNITPTWHLSPGAQHGSVDANDLVFPDPNKAWQKGGSIVNHEGVANIQVGTTKDQIYQLIGTPHFSEGFNAREWDYILKFYDADNRVETCQYKIIFDDSYEGRIRNDEFFATEFYWQPASCAKYAR; translated from the coding sequence ATGAAAAAATCTGCATATCATTACGGCTTGCTGGCAACGACTGCTTTACTATTCACAGTGACTGGCTGTACCCAAAAAAATATAACGCCGACTTGGCATTTGTCTCCTGGTGCCCAGCATGGATCTGTTGATGCCAATGACTTGGTATTCCCTGATCCAAACAAAGCGTGGCAAAAAGGAGGTAGTATTGTCAATCATGAAGGTGTTGCTAATATTCAAGTAGGTACTACCAAAGATCAAATCTACCAGTTGATTGGCACACCTCACTTTAGTGAAGGTTTTAATGCTCGCGAATGGGATTATATTCTCAAATTCTACGATGCTGATAACAGAGTCGAGACATGCCAATACAAAATAATCTTTGATGATAGCTATGAAGGCAGAATACGTAACGACGAATTCTTTGCCACTGAGTTTTATTGGCAACCAGCATCCTGTGCTAAGTATGCGCGCTAA
- a CDS encoding GlpM family protein, which produces MIWLKMLVGALVVLLIQLFAQSRFFYLAALAPLFPTFTLISHFLVGTQRSAADFKIALIFSMLGVIPHLIYTLIVFFSFSHIGLYKALLLGVAGWLIAAAVLIFAWQHLQI; this is translated from the coding sequence ATGATTTGGCTAAAAATGCTTGTTGGCGCGTTGGTGGTATTGTTGATTCAACTATTCGCTCAAAGCAGGTTCTTTTATTTGGCAGCACTTGCGCCACTTTTTCCGACCTTTACTTTGATTAGCCATTTTTTAGTTGGCACTCAGCGTAGTGCTGCAGATTTTAAAATTGCATTGATATTTAGTATGCTAGGTGTGATACCGCATCTCATTTATACGCTGATTGTATTTTTTAGCTTTAGCCATATTGGCTTGTACAAAGCATTATTACTAGGTGTGGCAGGCTGGTTGATCGCTGCTGCTGTTTTGATATTTGCGTGGCAACATCTACAAATATAA
- a CDS encoding YceI family protein: protein MSCLLPDRKLSHYRKPLMALLLIMSCVSSHAATYNIDPARTNVRFAIDYFNKNSTHTGGFYNVTGQLQYDPNAHTGNISLIIPIKSLSTGSRSFNQKLTSRDFFDVAQFPLAYFESTKWYFMTDKTHSEVIRVDGKLTLHGETHPVTLTATNFDCYVSPSRKNSVCGGGFTTTIDRTKWKINKYALLGMTRNLTLDIRVEAATK, encoded by the coding sequence ATGAGTTGTCTTTTACCCGATCGAAAGCTATCCCACTATCGCAAGCCACTAATGGCGTTGTTGTTAATAATGTCTTGTGTCAGTAGTCATGCTGCGACCTATAATATTGACCCAGCCCGCACCAATGTACGTTTCGCCATCGACTATTTTAATAAAAACTCCACCCATACGGGTGGCTTTTACAATGTGACGGGGCAGCTACAATATGATCCAAATGCACACACGGGCAACATCTCGCTTATCATTCCAATAAAATCCTTAAGTACAGGTAGTCGATCATTCAATCAAAAGCTGACGAGTCGTGATTTCTTTGATGTGGCACAATTTCCCTTGGCTTACTTTGAGTCTACTAAGTGGTATTTTATGACTGATAAAACACACTCAGAGGTTATCCGAGTCGATGGCAAACTAACGCTACATGGGGAGACTCATCCGGTCACGCTAACGGCTACCAATTTCGATTGCTATGTTAGCCCCTCACGTAAAAATTCAGTTTGTGGGGGAGGTTTTACCACTACGATTGATCGCACTAAATGGAAGATTAATAAATACGCCTTACTGGGAATGACGAGAAATCTGACGTTAGATATCAGAGTGGAAGCAGCGACAAAGTAA
- a CDS encoding YadA-like family protein — MNRNYKVIWNQSLNCFMAVAEYAKSRGKSSSAVVSSNAASASNDTLTGGAQLLRLSALCVGLASAGFSMQAVAVVGASSIDTNECLISALGTDTMADKSTGDIAIGCESDASGRNNIAIGGRATTKVDAGDIQGAQSIAIGYDTQVKGDQSIGFGANVRSNSSSSIAIGGDDLDSASKSNIDGSTNSNLNSGDVNEAFKKFAGRDLVYTAAEGASNPNIPDANRRQYIGTETAGAASVAIGVQAQSIGALSTAFGTQATSIGVGSTALGVSATATKSGSVALGAGAETDSDATSEKTIVIGGNTYNFAGSVLDDVGAVKLGAQVSVGAAGLERQIKNVAGGKISTDSTDAINGSQLAATNSALEATNNNIVGLTNGSVGLVRQDNGTNPITVGNATGGTSVNFAGTNGVRTLSGLANGNVTTGSTEAVTGDQLNTTNTHVTDNSNRSTGNLAALGGNAAYDAANNTYTAPTYTLDDGTNTTTNTTVNNVGDALGNLDTRTTTNTTDIAKGINVGDGTTDNNFALGNTINVTGDSNLTSSTTADGVQVSLNESVDLGANGSVRTGNTTVNRSGITLTGGTNQTVTLSNEGLNNGGNRITKVADGIVADDAVNFGQLDAAAGAADTKTDALGNSTASNLGGGASYNAATGVVEAPIYTLNNGDNDGNTTGYNDVGSALGNLDGRTTANTSGLADLASGRTGLVRQDTGTSAITVGAQTGGTSVDFSNSTNENRKLTGVAAGTADNDAVNVSQLNTTNSNVATNASNITDNDNRSAGNLAALGGGAAYDAATDTYTAPTYTLDDGTNTGSNTTVNNVGGALSNLDTRTTTNTADIAKGFNISAAGGTNDNVQLGESVNFTNTDGNLVVTNTVDNGINYDLAENISVTQATIGDATNNTVLTSTANGLDVGGDKITNLSNGTIAAGSSDAVTGDQLNTTNQNVAANRTDIDTNTSDIDDINAGRTGIVRQDAGTGAITVGAATGGTSVNFTGTDGVRTLSGLANGNVAAGSNDAVTGDQLNTTNTNVTANRTDIDINAGNITDNSNRSTGNLAALGGGAAYDAATDTYTAPTYTLDDGTNTGSNITVNNVGGALGNLDIRTTTNTTDINKGISFGNGTTDNNFALGDTINVTGDSNITSTTTANGVQVSLNESVDLGANGSFTAGNSVLNNTGLTITGGPSITSAGINAAGNKITNVDDGTDAGDAVNFGQLEASSNAADTKTDVLGNSTASNLGGGANYNAATGAVSAPSYTLDDGTNASVNTTVNNVGAALTNLDGRTTTNTSDIDDINAGRTGIVRQDAGTGAITVGAQTGGTSVNFTGTDGVRTLSGLANGNVATGSTEAVTGDQLNTTNTNITDNSNRSTGNLAALGGNAAYDAANNTYTAPTYTLDDGTNTTTNTTVNNVGDALGNLDIRTTTNTTDINKGISVGNGTTDNNFALGDTINFTGDSNITSTTTVDGVQVTLNDNIDVNRITAGNSTLNNAGVTIVDGPNNTVTLSGSGLNNGNNRITNLADGIAPNDAATFGQLTDTNNIATGNLSALGGGATYNAVTDTYTAPTYTLNNGSNTGTTSDFDNVGSALGNLDGRTTANTSGLADLASGRTGLVRQDTGTSAITVGAQTGGTSVNFTNVGGDARQLTGVASAGDISLPANANTAVNAGDMNAAVTGLTNAGLNFQGDDGTLIDRNLGDTLRVTGSATGNLTTGNIGVVADGTDGLSVQLAENINLGTDGSVMTGNTVTDNTGVTITDGTVGGNSTTITAAGTNVTDGINTSNYGANGFTATDGINSTTVGTGRISVSGVDNTDPSNPVSNTLVLDGNTGQISGVADATAADQAINKGQLDAIANAGNTKADALGNSTASNLGGGANYNAATGAVSAPSYTLDDGTNASVNTTVNNVGAALTNLDGRTTTNTSDIDDINAGRTGIVRQDAGTGAITVGAQTNGNSVDFTGTDGVRTLSGLTNGNVVAGSTEAVTGDQLNSSAASLATVIGGNATNASGIVTATNIGGTGVNTIDGAISSVKDAATKAKSTVTEGKNITVSETVNTDGSTDYEVKTKEDLALTSVTTGNTVTNTAGVSIDDGADNITTMTSAGTNVTDGTNTSNYGAEGFSATDNAGNNGITVNQGGISFINGTGDTTGPIITAQGIDANATKITNLANGSVASDAATFGQLSAIAGNITAGGVQYDRNDDDTVNYDRVIFNGTQAVIGKDDNDNNIVVSGGTTLTNIANGINAADAVNKGQLDRATKVKIFDKNGDEVTINIAEQVANTSVDNSNLDSLFLTYDVEGQEVTDRLSIGQTVQKMNTEGVKFAHTNAVSADGDLGITNDSSAGGANSTAIGVNAIVESGADSTIALGFDTKATTEATNSVVIGKGSQVNGASSVAIGDGAQANGTQSISVGTGNIVNGNNSGAFGDPSIIDGNNSYSVGNNNTIDSDDTFVFGNNVTQTVEGSVVLGTGSAAMTGAGIIGFGAVGNAAIMATTSTTGAVAVGDAANGTYRQITGVAAGTADSDAVNVSQLKAVSDALGDSNASLNNAAVQYDENPDDNTVNKGSITLGGGAGGTTITNVANGVGATDAVNKGQLDNLGSGVAGIIGGDAQYDAAGNLTVSNIGGTGKGNISDAIAAVNQGNAQSNQDIQANNEKITDNTGRLDAGISFGADNGDNISQSVGGNNGSIQFEGGNNITTSTANGGIQIGLDGNIEVDSVTTGNTVVDNTGVTIKDGPSMTAEGFNAANTVITGVEAGTNEKDAVNFGQLTALDKKLGDSVNALGYRVGEVEDNANAGISAAMAMSSLPQAYIPGKSMVGGGIASYNGESAVAVGVSKVSDNGRWVIKVNGTADTQGNAGGAIGAGFHF, encoded by the coding sequence ATGAATCGCAATTATAAAGTTATTTGGAATCAGTCATTAAACTGTTTTATGGCAGTAGCAGAATATGCGAAAAGTCGCGGCAAATCATCAAGTGCCGTCGTAAGCTCTAACGCTGCAAGTGCTTCCAATGACACGCTAACGGGAGGCGCGCAACTCTTGCGCCTTAGTGCATTGTGCGTGGGGCTAGCTAGTGCTGGATTTAGTATGCAAGCAGTAGCTGTTGTAGGAGCTAGTTCAATAGATACTAACGAGTGTCTTATTTCTGCTCTTGGCACAGATACCATGGCAGATAAGTCTACTGGTGATATCGCTATAGGCTGTGAGAGCGATGCTAGTGGTAGAAACAATATTGCAATAGGTGGTAGAGCAACGACTAAGGTAGATGCAGGAGACATACAAGGCGCTCAAAGTATAGCCATAGGCTATGATACTCAAGTAAAAGGTGATCAATCTATAGGATTTGGTGCCAATGTACGCTCCAATAGTAGCTCATCTATTGCAATCGGTGGTGATGATTTAGATTCAGCATCTAAGAGCAATATAGACGGTTCAACGAACAGTAATTTAAACAGTGGCGATGTCAACGAAGCTTTTAAAAAGTTCGCAGGTCGTGATTTAGTCTATACAGCTGCAGAAGGTGCAAGTAATCCAAATATTCCAGATGCAAATAGAAGACAATATATCGGCACAGAAACTGCTGGAGCTGCTTCAGTAGCTATTGGCGTACAAGCACAGTCAATCGGTGCGTTATCCACTGCATTTGGTACACAGGCTACCTCTATTGGTGTAGGTTCTACAGCTCTTGGTGTATCAGCCACTGCCACCAAGTCAGGTTCAGTCGCTCTTGGTGCTGGCGCAGAGACAGATAGCGATGCTACTTCCGAAAAGACAATTGTAATAGGTGGCAACACCTATAACTTCGCTGGTAGTGTGTTAGATGATGTAGGTGCGGTCAAGTTAGGTGCGCAAGTCTCCGTCGGTGCAGCAGGGCTTGAACGACAAATAAAGAACGTCGCTGGTGGTAAAATTAGCACAGACAGTACTGATGCTATTAATGGTAGTCAATTAGCGGCTACCAACTCAGCACTTGAAGCTACTAATAACAATATTGTAGGCTTAACCAATGGCTCCGTAGGCCTTGTTCGTCAAGACAACGGAACAAACCCTATAACAGTTGGTAATGCTACTGGCGGCACAAGCGTTAACTTTGCTGGTACTAATGGCGTGCGTACGCTAAGCGGCCTTGCTAATGGTAATGTTACTACCGGATCAACCGAAGCTGTCACAGGTGATCAGTTAAATACTACCAATACTCATGTCACCGACAACAGCAATCGCTCTACTGGCAACTTAGCTGCATTGGGCGGCAATGCTGCTTATGATGCGGCAAACAATACTTATACCGCTCCAACTTATACTTTAGATGACGGTACCAATACGACTACGAATACCACGGTTAACAATGTCGGTGATGCGCTAGGCAACCTTGATACTCGTACTACTACTAATACCACTGATATTGCGAAAGGCATCAACGTTGGCGATGGCACGACAGACAACAACTTTGCGCTAGGTAATACTATTAATGTCACTGGTGACAGCAACCTAACCAGCAGCACCACCGCCGATGGCGTACAAGTTAGTTTAAATGAGAGCGTTGATCTTGGTGCAAATGGTAGCGTTAGAACAGGTAATACTACCGTCAATAGATCTGGTATTACTTTAACCGGTGGTACAAACCAAACAGTGACTCTAAGCAATGAAGGTCTTAATAACGGTGGCAATCGTATTACTAAAGTTGCCGACGGTATCGTAGCTGATGACGCGGTGAATTTCGGTCAATTAGATGCAGCAGCAGGGGCTGCTGATACCAAGACTGATGCGCTAGGCAACAGCACAGCAAGCAACTTAGGCGGCGGTGCAAGCTATAACGCTGCAACAGGTGTAGTTGAAGCACCCATCTATACCTTAAATAACGGCGATAACGATGGTAACACCACAGGCTATAACGATGTCGGTAGCGCACTAGGCAACTTAGATGGTCGCACCACGGCAAACACTTCTGGTCTTGCAGATCTGGCCTCAGGTAGAACTGGTCTGGTTCGTCAAGACACAGGTACAAGCGCTATCACCGTTGGCGCTCAAACGGGTGGTACCAGCGTTGACTTTAGTAATTCAACAAATGAGAACCGTAAACTGACAGGCGTTGCTGCCGGAACAGCCGACAATGATGCGGTGAACGTGAGTCAATTAAATACTACCAATAGCAATGTTGCCACTAATGCTAGCAACATCACTGATAACGATAACCGCTCAGCAGGCAACCTAGCTGCTCTAGGTGGCGGCGCTGCTTATGATGCAGCAACTGATACCTATACTGCCCCAACCTATACCTTGGATGACGGGACTAATACTGGCTCCAATACCACGGTCAACAACGTTGGTGGCGCTCTTAGTAATTTAGATACTCGTACCACTACTAATACCGCTGATATTGCAAAGGGCTTTAACATTAGCGCAGCTGGTGGTACTAATGATAACGTTCAACTTGGTGAAAGCGTCAACTTCACAAATACCGACGGCAACCTAGTTGTGACCAATACTGTCGATAATGGCATTAACTACGACTTAGCAGAGAACATCAGTGTCACCCAAGCGACTATTGGTGATGCCACTAATAATACGGTATTGACCAGCACAGCTAATGGTTTAGATGTAGGCGGTGATAAAATCACTAACCTATCCAACGGCACTATTGCTGCTGGATCAAGTGATGCAGTGACAGGTGATCAATTAAATACTACCAATCAAAACGTTGCAGCCAACAGAACAGATATTGATACCAACACCAGCGATATCGACGACATCAACGCTGGTCGTACCGGTATCGTCCGTCAAGATGCTGGCACAGGCGCGATCACTGTTGGTGCTGCTACTGGTGGTACCAGCGTTAACTTTACTGGTACTGATGGCGTGCGTACCTTAAGTGGCCTTGCTAATGGTAACGTTGCTGCTGGATCAAATGACGCAGTGACTGGTGATCAGTTAAATACTACTAATACTAACGTTACTGCTAATAGAACAGACATCGATATCAACGCAGGCAACATTACCGACAACAGTAATCGCTCTACTGGCAACCTAGCTGCATTAGGCGGCGGCGCTGCTTATGATGCAGCAACCGATACCTATACTGCCCCAACCTATACCTTGGATGACGGGACTAATACTGGCTCCAATATCACGGTCAACAACGTTGGTGGCGCGCTAGGTAACCTAGATATACGCACCACCACCAATACAACTGACATCAATAAAGGTATTAGCTTTGGGAATGGCACGACAGATAATAACTTTGCGCTAGGCGATACTATTAATGTCACTGGTGACAGTAATATCACTTCTACTACTACTGCTAATGGCGTACAAGTTAGTTTAAATGAGAGCGTTGATCTTGGTGCAAATGGTAGCTTCACCGCCGGTAACAGTGTCTTAAACAACACCGGTCTGACCATTACGGGTGGACCGAGTATCACCAGTGCTGGTATCAATGCCGCCGGTAATAAAATCACCAACGTCGATGACGGTACGGACGCAGGCGACGCAGTGAATTTCGGTCAGCTAGAAGCATCAAGCAATGCTGCTGATACTAAGACCGATGTCTTGGGCAACAGTACAGCGAGTAACCTAGGTGGCGGCGCGAACTATAACGCAGCCACTGGCGCAGTCAGTGCTCCAAGCTATACTTTAGATGATGGGACTAATGCTAGTGTCAACACTACGGTCAATAACGTGGGCGCTGCCCTCACCAACCTTGATGGTCGTACCACTACTAACACTAGCGATATCGACGATATCAACGCTGGTCGCACCGGTATCGTCCGTCAAGACGCCGGTACAGGCGCGATTACCGTTGGTGCTCAGACTGGCGGTACAAGCGTTAACTTTACTGGCACTGATGGCGTGCGTACCTTGAGTGGCCTTGCAAATGGTAACGTTGCCACAGGTTCAACCGAAGCGGTGACGGGTGATCAATTAAACACTACTAATACCAACATCACCGACAACAGCAATCGCTCTACTGGCAACTTAGCGGCATTGGGCGGCAATGCTGCTTATGATGCAGCAAACAATACTTATACCGCTCCAACTTATACTTTAGATGACGGTACCAATACGACTACCAATACCACGGTTAACAACGTTGGTGACGCGCTAGGTAACCTAGATATACGCACCACCACCAATACAACTGACATCAATAAAGGTATTAGCGTTGGGAATGGTACGACAGACAATAACTTTGCGCTAGGCGATACTATTAATTTCACTGGTGATAGTAATATCACTTCTACTACCACCGTCGATGGCGTACAAGTTACTCTGAACGATAATATTGATGTTAATAGAATCACTGCTGGTAACAGTACATTAAATAATGCTGGTGTTACCATTGTTGATGGTCCTAACAATACTGTTACCCTTAGCGGATCTGGACTCAATAACGGTAATAATAGAATTACCAACCTAGCTGATGGCATTGCACCAAATGACGCAGCAACTTTCGGTCAATTAACAGACACCAATAATATTGCAACAGGGAACTTGTCTGCCCTTGGCGGCGGTGCAACTTATAATGCTGTAACTGATACCTATACCGCGCCGACTTATACACTAAATAATGGTAGCAATACCGGTACCACCAGCGACTTTGATAACGTCGGTAGTGCACTAGGCAACCTAGATGGTCGTACCACTGCGAACACTTCTGGTCTCGCAGATCTGGCCTCAGGTAGAACTGGTCTGGTTCGTCAAGACACAGGTACAAGCGCTATCACCGTTGGCGCTCAGACTGGCGGTACAAGCGTTAACTTTACCAATGTAGGTGGCGATGCTCGTCAACTAACAGGCGTGGCAAGTGCAGGTGATATAAGTTTACCTGCCAATGCAAATACTGCGGTGAATGCTGGTGACATGAATGCAGCGGTTACAGGCTTGACTAATGCTGGTCTAAACTTCCAAGGCGACGACGGTACATTGATCGATCGCAACCTTGGCGACACACTCAGGGTTACAGGTAGCGCAACTGGTAACTTAACCACTGGCAATATCGGTGTGGTAGCAGACGGTACAGATGGTCTGAGCGTCCAGTTGGCTGAGAACATTAACCTTGGTACTGATGGTAGTGTGATGACTGGCAACACAGTAACGGATAACACAGGCGTTACCATCACGGATGGTACTGTTGGTGGTAACTCAACCACCATCACAGCAGCAGGCACTAACGTAACTGATGGCATCAACACCAGCAACTACGGTGCAAACGGCTTCACAGCGACTGATGGGATCAACAGCACTACTGTTGGTACAGGTCGTATTAGTGTGAGCGGTGTTGACAACACCGACCCATCAAACCCTGTCTCCAACACCTTGGTATTAGATGGCAACACAGGACAAATTAGCGGTGTTGCCGATGCAACTGCTGCTGACCAAGCCATCAATAAAGGCCAACTAGACGCGATAGCAAATGCCGGTAACACTAAGGCAGATGCTTTGGGCAATAGTACAGCGAGTAACCTAGGTGGCGGCGCGAACTATAACGCAGCCACTGGCGCAGTCAGTGCTCCAAGTTATACCTTAGATGATGGGACTAATGCTAGTGTCAACACTACGGTCAATAACGTGGGCGCTGCCCTCACCAACCTTGATGGTCGTACCACTACTAACACTAGCGATATCGACGATATCAACGCTGGTCGCACCGGTATCGTCCGTCAAGACGCCGGTACAGGCGCGATTACGGTTGGCGCTCAGACTAATGGCAATAGTGTTGACTTTACTGGTACTGATGGCGTACGTACGCTAAGTGGTCTTACTAATGGCAACGTTGTCGCAGGTTCAACTGAAGCGGTGACTGGTGATCAGTTAAACAGCAGCGCAGCTTCTCTTGCAACCGTCATTGGTGGCAATGCAACGAACGCTAGCGGTATTGTCACCGCAACCAACATTGGCGGCACTGGCGTTAACACGATTGACGGTGCCATCTCATCGGTTAAAGATGCAGCTACCAAAGCGAAAAGCACCGTCACTGAAGGTAAAAACATCACCGTTTCCGAAACGGTCAACACTGATGGTTCTACTGATTATGAAGTCAAAACCAAAGAAGACTTAGCACTTACTAGCGTGACGACCGGCAATACCGTAACCAACACTGCTGGTGTAAGCATTGATGATGGTGCAGACAACATCACGACCATGACTAGTGCAGGCACCAACGTCACTGACGGTACTAATACCAGCAACTATGGCGCAGAAGGCTTTAGTGCCACAGACAATGCTGGTAACAATGGCATCACTGTCAACCAAGGCGGCATAAGCTTCATTAATGGCACAGGCGACACAACAGGGCCAATCATCACGGCACAAGGCATTGATGCAAACGCTACTAAAATCACTAACCTTGCCAATGGTTCAGTAGCTAGCGATGCAGCAACCTTTGGTCAATTAAGCGCTATTGCTGGCAACATAACTGCAGGTGGCGTTCAATATGATCGTAATGATGACGATACAGTAAACTACGATAGAGTTATCTTTAACGGTACACAGGCTGTTATTGGTAAAGACGATAACGATAATAATATCGTAGTAAGCGGTGGCACCACTCTTACTAACATTGCCAATGGTATCAATGCTGCTGATGCAGTTAATAAAGGTCAGCTTGATAGAGCTACCAAAGTCAAAATCTTCGATAAAAATGGTGATGAAGTTACCATTAATATCGCTGAGCAAGTCGCTAACACCTCTGTAGATAACAGTAATTTGGATTCGTTGTTCTTAACCTACGATGTCGAAGGTCAAGAAGTTACCGATCGTTTAAGTATCGGTCAAACCGTGCAAAAAATGAATACCGAAGGGGTAAAATTTGCTCATACCAATGCCGTTAGTGCTGACGGTGATTTGGGTATTACCAACGACTCAAGCGCTGGTGGTGCTAACTCAACAGCCATTGGTGTCAATGCTATTGTAGAGTCTGGTGCAGATAGTACGATTGCCTTAGGATTTGATACCAAAGCGACGACAGAAGCTACAAACTCTGTAGTCATAGGTAAGGGCTCTCAAGTCAATGGTGCCTCTTCTGTTGCCATCGGTGATGGTGCTCAAGCCAACGGCACTCAGTCTATTAGTGTAGGTACAGGCAACATCGTCAACGGTAATAACTCAGGGGCCTTTGGTGACCCAAGTATTATTGATGGCAATAACAGTTACTCAGTAGGTAATAATAATACTATTGATAGTGATGACACCTTTGTATTCGGCAACAATGTCACTCAAACTGTCGAGGGTTCAGTAGTATTAGGCACTGGCTCTGCAGCGATGACAGGTGCTGGAATTATTGGTTTTGGCGCAGTCGGTAATGCGGCGATTATGGCTACTACAAGCACTACAGGCGCAGTTGCTGTAGGCGATGCGGCTAATGGCACATATCGCCAAATCACAGGTGTCGCTGCTGGTACAGCCGACTCTGACGCCGTCAACGTCTCACAGTTAAAAGCAGTCAGTGACGCACTTGGTGATAGCAATGCATCCCTCAATAATGCAGCAGTCCAATACGACGAAAACCCAGATGATAATACTGTCAATAAAGGCAGTATCACATTAGGTGGCGGTGCTGGAGGTACCACTATTACTAACGTGGCTAATGGGGTTGGAGCAACAGACGCAGTTAATAAAGGTCAGCTAGATAACCTTGGTAGCGGTGTCGCTGGTATTATTGGTGGAGATGCACAATACGACGCTGCTGGAAATCTCACTGTCAGTAACATTGGTGGCACTGGCAAAGGTAACATCAGTGATGCTATTGCTGCTGTCAATCAAGGCAATGCGCAGTCTAATCAAGACATCCAAGCCAATAACGAGAAGATCACAGACAATACTGGTCGTCTTGACGCAGGTATTAGCTTTGGCGCGGATAATGGCGATAACATCAGTCAGAGCGTCGGCGGTAATAATGGCAGCATTCAGTTTGAAGGCGGTAATAACATTACGACCAGCACTGCTAATGGCGGTATTCAAATTGGCCTAGATGGCAACATCGAAGTCGATAGTGTCACCACAGGCAATACGGTGGTTGATAACACAGGCGTCACCATCAAAGATGGTCCTAGCATGACCGCTGAAGGCTTTAATGCAGCCAACACTGTCATTACTGGAGTTGAAGCTGGTACCAATGAAAAAGATGCGGTCAACTTCGGTCAACTCACTGCTCTTGATAAAAAACTGGGTGATAGCGTCAACGCGCTAGGCTACAGAGTTGGTGAAGTCGAAGACAATGCAAACGCTGGTATCTCAGCAGCGATGGCAATGTCTTCATTACCGCAAGCTTATATTCCAGGTAAGTCAATGGTCGGCGGCGGTATCGCGTCATACAATGGCGAAAGTGCAGTGGCTGTTGGTGTATCTAAAGTATCTGATAACGGTCGTTGGGTAATTAAAGTGAATGGTACGGCAGATACGCAAGGGAATGCTGGCGGTGCAATTGGTGCAGGCTTCCATTTCTAG